CTACAAACTTGAGGGAGTACCACCAGCCGTGCCAGGTGTACCAGACCACTCCACTGTCTGTCACAGCGCTGTAGGCACCACTGTAGTAGTAACCATTCAGGTTGGCAGAGTGACatctagaaagaaaaaaacaacagtgtgaCTTAGGATCCAGACAGAACTGCAAATGGGCATTTATTTGCCAAAATGTCAGCTAATATATTCTACAAGTAGCCGCGTCAACTGGGGGAGACTGAATAACGCGCCTGTTGAACCACCAGCCTCCCTTGTCTTCCTGTGCACAGTTGCGTGAGTAGCGGTCGTTATCTCTGTCGTAGGTGCTGAAATTCATGCCCTGGTGACTGGCCCACCACTGGACCTCTGGGTGGTAACTTCCTGACAGGGAGTCGCCTGAATCCCCGGAGAACTCACCAAACTGCAGCTTGTAATGCTCCTGGGTATAAACAAGGTAATACAGTGAGTACAGGATGCTTAAATGTAAGAAGTGAATGTTAACCCAATCGAAAGGATAGGGAGACACATTCACAACCAGGCACATTTTTCTGATTTTCTCAGCAATGAAACATCTGTTGTCAACATCTGTTTTACCCTTTTACCAAAGTGAAACAAAAATGGTGGTGTTTAGAAGAAATGTATGGCAAGGTTTTGAAACATGAGCGAGTTCATTAATGATGTACAGTAGGATCTTGCTAGCTCATGTTTGGTTCTGTCTACTTCCATTTTTGGGTTCTGCCCACTTGGCTTCACTAGAACAACTGCTTCCGGGCTTGGCTTCATTGTGAACAACTGCTTTTGGGCTGTGATGAAGGAAGAATTTGCAGAATAGTATTTCGTGTTTTTGTACAAGTGACACAAGAAGATTGTCCTCCTGTTTGTTGGACATTTGATCTGTTTGTTCAACCTTTGAGTTCAACCTTTACttcattttttcttctaaaGAGAGCAGCAGATGATTTACTGTTACCTCCCCAGACGGGCATATACTGACATAGATGGAAACATCCCTGAAGCACATAAATGTCGGCATTCCATATGGATACTTGAGCAGaggtgtaaaaaataaaaaccacttTTACAACACCTTTTCATCTGCAACTTTGAAGTTAGTGTATGCTGCATAGCGTTGTGCTCCCTCAAAGTCTGCCAGATTGATCCTGAGGTTGTAGTCACCTAAAGCCAAGTGTTGATGATAGTTTTCAGTCAAAACCTAATCTCACAGTTGGTTTTGACTGTATCCATTTTTAAACATAgcaatattttcatatttaccTTGAGATGTTAGGTAATGTAAGTTGTCATTACCCAACCAAAACTCCCCACTGACCGACTGTAGGTCACCAAATCCCTTCTTATAATCAATCCAGGGCCTGCATGGAAAATGAAGACATTACAATACtcattcacaaataaaatgctTCTGTAATCTCTCATTGATTTAACACAATTCGTGTCAGACCTTTCAGATACATCTCAATCATGTGATTTTACCTATTGAACGACTGGCTTCCATCTGAGCGTCTCTGGATTACGGTCCATCCTCCTCCCTCAGACATGTCACAGTAGACCCTGACCAGGCCCGGACTTGCCACTGGTCTGATCGTGTAGAACCCGCTGGCTTTGTTCCCAGCGTTGAAGATCTGGGCACAGTCTGAATACAGATGACTGATTGATTGCAGGTTAGGGATGTTTACAAACACACGTTGGTTTTCTTCATCCCAGCATGTAATCCATTGGAGAAACACAAGGGATACATATGTTCTAATACTGACCTCTGTTGTGATGATCACCCAGGTCATGAAAGGAGCCCAGGTCTGAAACCAGCTGTTCGGTCCTCTGGTTGCGCAGGTTCTGGATGAGCTGCTGCTGCTTCATCACCCGCGCCTCCAGGGTCTTCAGCTGAGCTTGCAGCCGCGCTGTCTCCTGCTCGCATTCGTCTgaatactacacacacacacacacacacacacacacgtgtgatATACACGTATGGTACGAAGGTGCACACACATTAAATGTGTACACGCACGGACACACAACCGCACACACCGGGACACAGTCGCaggcacacacatatacacacacacacacacacacacacacagttggcAAATATCAACATCAACCAAACACGATAATGAGCTGTGGACATACTCCAGGCCCTTTTAATGAGTAAGATATTTACCGAAAAGGATGTGTCCACGACGAAGATAAGCCCGAGGAAAAAACACTTGAAGGTTCTCATTTCAGCTCGGGAGATACTGTAATAATTACAGTTAAAATAGGGATAGGTTCAGTTGTCTTTTAGTGGGAAAAGGACTTCAACAGACGTTCCACAGCTGTCTATCCATAGCCGCCTCGGAAATATGGGAAGATTCTCTGTTTAGCGTGCCTTCTTAAATCTGTTAACAACACAATGTTCTGGGGTGAGTCAGAGGGGGAAGAATATCTGATTCGCTACAGTGGATAACTGAAGAAATATGTGTGAAGCAACTTTTGAGAAGTGCAGAAATGATTCAGGCCAGTTAATACTGGTAATACAAAAGATCCCTTCAGaatttctgaatgttttaaaaacattctgtGATGGTATGTGATGGTTGGCAACATTATTAGTTTATTTAGCTAGTTTGCTTTTTtttggttagctagctatacTGCCTTTATTAATTAGCTAAAGATAATGGATAACAACTATTTGTTCTACTCAGAAATATGCTTCTGAAAAAGTTTGGTTAATGTACAGACCGGCCTTTTCTGGTCTGTTTTTAGCTTCAAATTGCAAGTAAATGAATGACTGCATCTGTGTTGCAGTGCAAATTCCGGATGTTGTTGTTTCCAGGTATTGGTGTCCAATTTTACAATTTACCAGGGATTTTACAATCAGACCATAAAGCTTCTAGCTACAGTACAGCAAAGCCATGAGCCATACAGAGCACACTGCATAGCCTCTTCACTTCAGGCTGTTACAGCACAGTTCTTCAGAGCAAATCCTTAAACTTAATCAGTAAGTCGAATTGATCTGATCCCTGTTTATTTTCAGCTGTTGACTAACTCTGAATTAAAGTGACACTGCattctgtgtgtggggggggggggggggggggggggggggggggggggggggggggggggggggggggggtgacccAGAGAAGGACAGGGCCTGTATTTTTAATGGCAGAGTGTCTTGGGAGACACAGGTTGGATGACTCTTACAAAAGGGACATGATAGAGAAGCTCTACTCCCTTTATTGTATGCTCCATTTTTACCAGGGCTGACAGACATCTTGTTTAGTAAATagagaatagtgtgccatttgagacATAAAAATTTGTTTGGAACTGATCCCAGTTACTGCTCTGCCTGGGCCAGGGGCAATGTTAATATCTTCAACCCAAATATATGTTAAACACCTATTTTACAGTGGCAATTGACGAGACCACGACTGACTAAATGAATCCAAATTAAGAATTTATTAAGCACAACCGGTTAATTTCTGTGACAAACCgttgtgtgacaactgcgccatCTGCTGCCTCTGCTTCGGTGTTCGACGTcgccggccttctgacaccaccgccagGTTCATCATCCATCACTCACTCCTGTCAcgttaatcacacacacctgactcccATCCAGTCATCATCccaatcgtgtgtgtgtgtgtgtgtgttccctctgcccccctggtctttgtgtgtgactgtttcgTGTTCTGGAACGATGTTTGCTTCGCTCGCTTATGCActctatattttgttttactacCACTACTGTTTGGTTGTATTACTAACCTCGTTTGTAGAGGGTTATTAAACAAGTacccctgactgcagtgtgcCCCCACCCACATTTGACTCCCGAAACGTTCCTTCAGACAAACTCCTTTGCTCGACTCCTTATTCCCTATGAAGTTTACAGATGACTCATTTTACTGATTATGAGGTTTTTCAAGAGCAAGACTTTTGGTGCGATCAGCGCTTTTATTATTATCTAATTTTATAAAATGGATGCAAACTGGCATTGGATCGATTGGCATtaaattagtaaatacattGGAAAAAATGGAGACCTTAAGGCATTTGTGTGACTAAATTGAACAAAATCTGaccacaaaaaaatatagaacTTCCACAT
The window above is part of the Esox lucius isolate fEsoLuc1 chromosome 4, fEsoLuc1.pri, whole genome shotgun sequence genome. Proteins encoded here:
- the fgl1 gene encoding fibrinogen-like protein 1; this translates as MRTFKCFFLGLIFVVDTSFSYSDECEQETARLQAQLKTLEARVMKQQQLIQNLRNQRTEQLVSDLGSFHDLGDHHNRDCAQIFNAGNKASGFYTIRPVASPGLVRVYCDMSEGGGWTVIQRRSDGSQSFNRPWIDYKKGFGDLQSVSGEFWLGNDNLHYLTSQGDYNLRINLADFEGAQRYAAYTNFKVADEKEHYKLQFGEFSGDSGDSLSGSYHPEVQWWASHQGMNFSTYDRDNDRYSRNCAQEDKGGWWFNRCHSANLNGYYYSGAYSAVTDSGVVWYTWHGWWYSLKFVVMKIRPSDFEAATV